A window from Engraulis encrasicolus isolate BLACKSEA-1 chromosome 11, IST_EnEncr_1.0, whole genome shotgun sequence encodes these proteins:
- the hspb9l gene encoding heat shock protein beta-11, giving the protein MTSQQQSGLSQLEEAGQRVTGMLLELSTRPYKSSSATGYWDRSKQETKQPSRQVNSCRLPCALYFNRIAQPQQQPPADLQLNMLCPSAFHQPAALSPFMDFHWPVRSLWPETRPLFFQMEQEMMRHMQEMRNNMEFMERLHQKIFNEIDQGMSLTTFKPITFQVGKRGEQFAVTLETKDYAPGELEVKQVGRKLRVSGKTEKKQDDGKGSYSYKSQEFRQEFDLPEGVDPETVTCSLAEGRLQISAPNKALPEGGKERVVPIELAPGVKSKDTQALTDGEAATSTKD; this is encoded by the coding sequence ATGACATCCCAGCAGCAGAGTGGCCTGTCACAGCTTGAGGAAGCCGGCCAGCGCGTCACTGGAATGCTGCTGGAACTTTCCACGCGGCCGTATAAAAGCAGCAGTGCTACTGGCTACTGGGACAGAAGCAAGCAAGAGACCAAACAGCCCAGCCGCCAAGTAAACAGCTGCCGCCTGCCCTGCGCCCTTTACTTCAACCGCATagcacagccacagcagcagccacCCGCAGATCTGCAGCTCAACATGCTTTGCCCAAGCGCATTCCACCAGCCCGCCGCCCTCAGCCCATTCATGGACTTCCACTGGCCCGTGCGCAGCCTGTGGCCTGAGACGAGGCCGCTGTTCTTCCAGATGGAGCAGGAGATGATGAGGCACATGCAGGAGATGAGGAACAACATGGAGTTCATGGAGCGCCTCCACCAGAAGATCTTCAACGAGATCGACCAAGGCATGTCCCTCACCACCTTCAAGCCCATCACCTTCCAGGTGGGCAAGAGGGGCGAGCAGTTCGCCGTGACGCTGGAGACCAAGGACTACGCCCCCGGGGAGCTGGAGGTCAAGCAGGTGGGCAGGAAGCTGCGGGTCAGCGGCAAGACTGAGAAGAAGCAGGACGATGGCAAGGGCTCCTACTCCTACAAGAGCCAGGAGTTCAGGCAGGAGTTCGACCTGCCCGAGGGGGTGGATCCAGAGACTGTCACCTGCTCGCTCGCCGAGGGCAGACTGCAGATTTCGGCGCCCAATAAGGCCCTGCCTGAGGGGGGCAAGGAGCGGGTAGTGCCCATCGAGCTCGCCCCGGGCGTGAAGAGCAAAGACACTCAGGCTCTGACAGATGGGGAGGCAGCCACTTCTACTAAGGACTAA
- the mrps18c gene encoding 28S ribosomal protein S18c, mitochondrial, whose translation MFAFRSCRAVLQNLSQGIKRQVTEQATRSLSAVPDEAPKDMPIKMENPYKQPEKGCLLCSNNIHVDYKNIQLLSQFISPHTGRIYGRHITGLCGRRQREISKAIKKAHAMGFMSVTLKDPQFMKDPNICDIKHLE comes from the exons ATGTTTGCTTTTCGGAGTTGTCGAGCAGTTCTTCAAAATCTTTCTCAAGGAATTAAACGTCAGGTCACAG AACAAGCCACCAGGAGTTTATCAGCTGTCCCAGATGAAGCCCCCAAAGATATG CCTATTAAAATGGAGAACCCATACAAGCAGCCTGAGAAAGGATGCCTCTTGTGCAGCAACAACATacatgtggattacaaaaacattCAA TTGCTCTCCCAGTTTATATCGCCGCATACGGGAAGAATCTATGGCCGACACATAACTG gACTGTGTGGgcgaaggcagagagagatatcGAAAGCAATAAAGAAAGCACATGCAATGG GTTTCATGTCTGTGACATTGAAAGATCCTCAGTTCATGAAAGACCCCAACATCTGTGACATCAAACATCTGGAGTAA